Proteins encoded in a region of the Triticum dicoccoides isolate Atlit2015 ecotype Zavitan chromosome 3A, WEW_v2.0, whole genome shotgun sequence genome:
- the LOC119269853 gene encoding SUPPRESSOR OF ABI3-5-like isoform X2 — protein MDRGRYAPQHGWENNSAPDGYGAINEPDFRAGESYIGRRYVDEGFPSDRRGGFGPDIHDRNMYPPPPSAGTMWSQPRRNFDEEFATTKEYRRNKRIGSRDRGEFGAEFADRYQGGEDNYERDHQYGRYSCDSDYERSRRDSSRRRLDSFEHERERKGLSHERDESPYVRHSRSRSRGRDNRSRSRSRSWSPRGKSRNWGQRDGFYDDTRFERRGEQDWDERRHDDLVAPSATVVLKGLSQKTNEDDLYQILAEYGPLRSVRVIKERPSGVSRGFAFIDFPTVEAARKMKEATGDNGLLIDGRQIFSEYSKPTGGTSGDSFGQEHITRSTYGRRTISTACDWICTICGCMNFARRTSCFQCNEPRTDDAPPADAASSIQPFGKRGSEIGPTHVLVVRGLDENADEEMLRYEFAKHAPIKDIRLVRDKFTHVSRGFAFVHFHSVEDATKALEATNGIRHEKNGQVLRVAYAKSTLGPASVASQSNSLAAAAIEAASFAQQYDAVGWAPKEYNAEDNVDGNSESQKDVSAPQSGFVWDEKSGYYFDSSSGFYYDGNTGLYYDSNVGVWYSYDQKTQQYLPCNESNNSKATGDMANESQSNGGKKVVISAPAATVKQSEKTSLPEAVQAAANAALAAEKKEKEKAKEIKLASKTNLLANKKKMNNVLAMWKQRNKEGQATHVALDDKEPSRSVVDKLNNSSSAIGFSLKAKPKSDIGNSKDMNLVAGYNSLGRETGGSQILDSDIKPRPVSNSLGTTVMGVIRGSGRGAVNTFHASSDAGGSISSDITASTSVLMTNTETHTASTPFKTDLSSLGSYASPAVSGSAKRRFSEAPGQSQYRDRAAERRSLYGSTSSLPNDGLDTTGEYSSRKGSSEMGSMPFPPGVGERSVGESDNTENYEVITADRAIDENNVGNRILRNMGWQEGLGLGKDGSGIKEPVQAKPGDVRAGLGSQQKRAADPSLEARAGDSYKTIIQKKAIARFREMS, from the exons ATGGATCGTGGGCGATATGCTCCACAGCATGGATGGGAGAACAACAGT GCACCTGATGGGTATGGCGCCATTAATGAGCCAGACTTTAG GGCTGGTGAATCCTACATTGGTAGGAGATATGTGGATGAAGGCTTTCCTAGTGATCGAAGGGGTGGATTTGGTCCAGATATACATGATAGAAATATGTATCCACCACCACCCTCTGCTGGCACCATGTGGTCTCAGCCTCGAAGAAATTTCGATGAAGAATTTGCAACTACAAAAGAGTACAGAAG GAACAAAAGGATTGGAAGTAGAGATCGTGGGGAGTTTGGTGCTGAGTTTGCAGACCGTTACCAAGGCGGAGAAGATAACTATGAGAGAGATCATCAATACGGACGCTACAGCTGTGATTCGGACTATGAGAGGAGCAGGAGAGATAGTAGTCGGAGAAGACTTGACTCGTTTGAGCATGAACGTGAAAGAAAAGGGTTAAGTCATGAAAGAGACGAAAGCCCATATGTCCGCCATAGCCGTTCTCGGTCACGTGGGCGTGATAACCGATCAAGATCTCGGTCAAGGTCATGGTCTCCACGTGGCAAAAGTCGTAATTGGGGCCAAAGGGATGGCTTCTATGATGATACTCGCTTTGAGAGAAGAGGAGAACAGGACTGGGATGAAAGAAGGCATGATGATTTGGTG GCGCCATCTGCGACTGTTGTTCTTAAGGGTCTGTCCCAGAAGACCAATGAAGATGACCTATATCAGATTCTT GCTGAGTATGGCCCTCTTCGTAGTGTGCGTGTGATCAAGGAACGACCCTCCGGCGTGTCTCGAGGATTTGCTTTTATTGACTTCCCTACTGTG GAAGCTGCCCGCAAAATGAAGGAAGCTACTGGAGACAATGGCCTTCTAATTGATGGTAGGCAGATATTTTCTGAGTACAG TAAACCAACTGGTGGGACGAGTGGTGATTCTTTTGGACAAGAACATATTACGAGGTCTACCTACGGGCGCAGGACCATATCCACAGCATGTGATTGGATATGTACTATATGTGGCTGTATGAATTTTGCCCGCAGAACCTCCTGTTTTCAG TGCAACGAGCCACGTACTGACGATGCTCCACCAGCTGATGCAGCATCTTCCATTCAACCGTTTGGCAAACGGGGATCTGAAATAG GTCCAACTCATGTCTTAGTTGTTCGTGGTCTGGATGAAAATGCTGACGAGGAAATGCTTCGATATGAATTTGCTAAACATGCTCCAATAAAG GATATCCGGCTTGTTCGGGACAAATTTACTCATGTGTCTAGAGGTTTTGCATTTGTCCATTTTCATTCG GTTGAAGATGCCACGAAAGCTCTTGAAGCTACAAATGGGATTAGACATGAGAAAAATGGCCAGGTGTTACGTGTAGCCTATGCTAAAAGCACGCTTGGACCTGCATCGGTGGCTTCACAGTCAAacagccttgctgcagcagccatcgAGGCTGCATCATTTGCCCAGCAG TATGATGCTGTGGGTTGGGCCCCAAAAGAGTACAATGCTGAGGACAATGTAGATGGTAATTCAGAATCTCAGAAAGATGTTTCTGCTCCACAGTCCGGATTTGTTTGGGATGAGAAATCGGGCTATTACTTTGATTCTTCTTCTGGATTCTATTATGATGGAAATACTG GCCTTTACTACGACAGTAATGTTGGAGTTTGGTATTCGTATGATCAGAAAACTCAACAGTATCTTCCATGTAATGAAAGCAACAACAGTAAGGCAACCGGGGACATGGCCAATGAAAGTCAAAGTAATGGCGGTAAGAAAGTGGTGATTTCTGCACCTGCAGCCACGGTTAAACAAAGTGAGAAAACTTCATTGCCTGAAGCTGTTCAAGCTGCGGCCAATGCAGCGTTGGCTgctgaaaagaaagaaaaagagaaagcaaAGGAGATAAAGTTGGCCTCGAAAACTAATCTTTTAGCCAATAAGAAGAAGATGAATAATGTCCTAGCAATGTGGAAGCAAAGGAATAAAGAAGGCCAGGCTACACATGTTGCCCTTGATGATAAGGAACCATCCAGATCCGTTGTTGACAAATTAAACAATTCATCCAGTGCGATTGGATTCTCATTGAAGGCCAAACCTAAGTCTGATATTGGAAATTCTAAGGACATGAACTTGGTTGCTGGATATAATTCTCTTGGCCGCGAAACTGGAGGCTCTCAAATACTGGATTCTGACATAAAGCCTAGGCCTGTTAGTAATAGCTTAGGAACTACTGTTATGGGTGTGATAAGAGGTTCTGGCAGGGGAGCAGTCAACACATTTCATGCATCATCTGATGCTGGTGGCAGTATTTCTTCTGATATAACCGCAAGCACAAGTGTGCTAATGACAAACACCGAGACACACACTGCTTCCACACCCTTCAAAACAGATTTATCTTCTCTAGGATCATATGCTTCACCTGCAGTTTCTGGGAGTGCTAAGCGACGGTTCTCCGAGGCACCAGGGCAATCTCAGTACAGAGATCGGGCTGCAGAAAGACGAAGTCTATATGGATCAACTTCATCGCTTCCCAATGATGGACTGGATACAA CTGGTGAATATTCGTCTCGAAAGGGTTCAAGTGAGATGGGATCAATGCCATTTCCTCCAGGGGTGGGTGAACGTTCTGTTGGTGAAAGTGACAACACtgaaaattatgaggtgatcactGCTGACAGAGCAATAGACGAAAACAATGTGGGCAATCGAATTCTGCGCAACATGGGCTGGCAAGAAGGACTG GGCCTTGGAAAGGATGGCAGTGGCATCAAGGAGCCGGTGCAGGCCAAGCCTGGTGACGTGAGAGCCGGGCTTGGTAGTCAGCAGAAGAGAGCTGCTGACCCATCACTGGAGGCCCGAGCTGGCGATAGCTATAAAACCATAATCCAGAAGAAGGCCATTGCGAGATTCAGGGAGATGTCCTAA
- the LOC119269853 gene encoding SUPPRESSOR OF ABI3-5-like isoform X1 — MDRGRYAPQHGWENNSAPDGYGAINEPDFRAGESYIGRRYVDEGFPSDRRGGFGPDIHDRNMYPPPPSAGTMWSQPRRNFDEEFATTKEYRRNKRIGSRDRGEFGAEFADRYQGGEDNYERDHQYGRYSCDSDYERSRRDSSRRRLDSFEHERERKGLSHERDESPYVRHSRSRSRGRDNRSRSRSRSWSPRGKSRNWGQRDGFYDDTRFERRGEQDWDERRHDDLVAPSATVVLKGLSQKTNEDDLYQILAEYGPLRSVRVIKERPSGVSRGFAFIDFPTVEAARKMKEATGDNGLLIDGRQIFSEYSSKPTGGTSGDSFGQEHITRSTYGRRTISTACDWICTICGCMNFARRTSCFQCNEPRTDDAPPADAASSIQPFGKRGSEIGPTHVLVVRGLDENADEEMLRYEFAKHAPIKDIRLVRDKFTHVSRGFAFVHFHSVEDATKALEATNGIRHEKNGQVLRVAYAKSTLGPASVASQSNSLAAAAIEAASFAQQYDAVGWAPKEYNAEDNVDGNSESQKDVSAPQSGFVWDEKSGYYFDSSSGFYYDGNTGLYYDSNVGVWYSYDQKTQQYLPCNESNNSKATGDMANESQSNGGKKVVISAPAATVKQSEKTSLPEAVQAAANAALAAEKKEKEKAKEIKLASKTNLLANKKKMNNVLAMWKQRNKEGQATHVALDDKEPSRSVVDKLNNSSSAIGFSLKAKPKSDIGNSKDMNLVAGYNSLGRETGGSQILDSDIKPRPVSNSLGTTVMGVIRGSGRGAVNTFHASSDAGGSISSDITASTSVLMTNTETHTASTPFKTDLSSLGSYASPAVSGSAKRRFSEAPGQSQYRDRAAERRSLYGSTSSLPNDGLDTTGEYSSRKGSSEMGSMPFPPGVGERSVGESDNTENYEVITADRAIDENNVGNRILRNMGWQEGLGLGKDGSGIKEPVQAKPGDVRAGLGSQQKRAADPSLEARAGDSYKTIIQKKAIARFREMS; from the exons ATGGATCGTGGGCGATATGCTCCACAGCATGGATGGGAGAACAACAGT GCACCTGATGGGTATGGCGCCATTAATGAGCCAGACTTTAG GGCTGGTGAATCCTACATTGGTAGGAGATATGTGGATGAAGGCTTTCCTAGTGATCGAAGGGGTGGATTTGGTCCAGATATACATGATAGAAATATGTATCCACCACCACCCTCTGCTGGCACCATGTGGTCTCAGCCTCGAAGAAATTTCGATGAAGAATTTGCAACTACAAAAGAGTACAGAAG GAACAAAAGGATTGGAAGTAGAGATCGTGGGGAGTTTGGTGCTGAGTTTGCAGACCGTTACCAAGGCGGAGAAGATAACTATGAGAGAGATCATCAATACGGACGCTACAGCTGTGATTCGGACTATGAGAGGAGCAGGAGAGATAGTAGTCGGAGAAGACTTGACTCGTTTGAGCATGAACGTGAAAGAAAAGGGTTAAGTCATGAAAGAGACGAAAGCCCATATGTCCGCCATAGCCGTTCTCGGTCACGTGGGCGTGATAACCGATCAAGATCTCGGTCAAGGTCATGGTCTCCACGTGGCAAAAGTCGTAATTGGGGCCAAAGGGATGGCTTCTATGATGATACTCGCTTTGAGAGAAGAGGAGAACAGGACTGGGATGAAAGAAGGCATGATGATTTGGTG GCGCCATCTGCGACTGTTGTTCTTAAGGGTCTGTCCCAGAAGACCAATGAAGATGACCTATATCAGATTCTT GCTGAGTATGGCCCTCTTCGTAGTGTGCGTGTGATCAAGGAACGACCCTCCGGCGTGTCTCGAGGATTTGCTTTTATTGACTTCCCTACTGTG GAAGCTGCCCGCAAAATGAAGGAAGCTACTGGAGACAATGGCCTTCTAATTGATGGTAGGCAGATATTTTCTGAGTACAG TAGTAAACCAACTGGTGGGACGAGTGGTGATTCTTTTGGACAAGAACATATTACGAGGTCTACCTACGGGCGCAGGACCATATCCACAGCATGTGATTGGATATGTACTATATGTGGCTGTATGAATTTTGCCCGCAGAACCTCCTGTTTTCAG TGCAACGAGCCACGTACTGACGATGCTCCACCAGCTGATGCAGCATCTTCCATTCAACCGTTTGGCAAACGGGGATCTGAAATAG GTCCAACTCATGTCTTAGTTGTTCGTGGTCTGGATGAAAATGCTGACGAGGAAATGCTTCGATATGAATTTGCTAAACATGCTCCAATAAAG GATATCCGGCTTGTTCGGGACAAATTTACTCATGTGTCTAGAGGTTTTGCATTTGTCCATTTTCATTCG GTTGAAGATGCCACGAAAGCTCTTGAAGCTACAAATGGGATTAGACATGAGAAAAATGGCCAGGTGTTACGTGTAGCCTATGCTAAAAGCACGCTTGGACCTGCATCGGTGGCTTCACAGTCAAacagccttgctgcagcagccatcgAGGCTGCATCATTTGCCCAGCAG TATGATGCTGTGGGTTGGGCCCCAAAAGAGTACAATGCTGAGGACAATGTAGATGGTAATTCAGAATCTCAGAAAGATGTTTCTGCTCCACAGTCCGGATTTGTTTGGGATGAGAAATCGGGCTATTACTTTGATTCTTCTTCTGGATTCTATTATGATGGAAATACTG GCCTTTACTACGACAGTAATGTTGGAGTTTGGTATTCGTATGATCAGAAAACTCAACAGTATCTTCCATGTAATGAAAGCAACAACAGTAAGGCAACCGGGGACATGGCCAATGAAAGTCAAAGTAATGGCGGTAAGAAAGTGGTGATTTCTGCACCTGCAGCCACGGTTAAACAAAGTGAGAAAACTTCATTGCCTGAAGCTGTTCAAGCTGCGGCCAATGCAGCGTTGGCTgctgaaaagaaagaaaaagagaaagcaaAGGAGATAAAGTTGGCCTCGAAAACTAATCTTTTAGCCAATAAGAAGAAGATGAATAATGTCCTAGCAATGTGGAAGCAAAGGAATAAAGAAGGCCAGGCTACACATGTTGCCCTTGATGATAAGGAACCATCCAGATCCGTTGTTGACAAATTAAACAATTCATCCAGTGCGATTGGATTCTCATTGAAGGCCAAACCTAAGTCTGATATTGGAAATTCTAAGGACATGAACTTGGTTGCTGGATATAATTCTCTTGGCCGCGAAACTGGAGGCTCTCAAATACTGGATTCTGACATAAAGCCTAGGCCTGTTAGTAATAGCTTAGGAACTACTGTTATGGGTGTGATAAGAGGTTCTGGCAGGGGAGCAGTCAACACATTTCATGCATCATCTGATGCTGGTGGCAGTATTTCTTCTGATATAACCGCAAGCACAAGTGTGCTAATGACAAACACCGAGACACACACTGCTTCCACACCCTTCAAAACAGATTTATCTTCTCTAGGATCATATGCTTCACCTGCAGTTTCTGGGAGTGCTAAGCGACGGTTCTCCGAGGCACCAGGGCAATCTCAGTACAGAGATCGGGCTGCAGAAAGACGAAGTCTATATGGATCAACTTCATCGCTTCCCAATGATGGACTGGATACAA CTGGTGAATATTCGTCTCGAAAGGGTTCAAGTGAGATGGGATCAATGCCATTTCCTCCAGGGGTGGGTGAACGTTCTGTTGGTGAAAGTGACAACACtgaaaattatgaggtgatcactGCTGACAGAGCAATAGACGAAAACAATGTGGGCAATCGAATTCTGCGCAACATGGGCTGGCAAGAAGGACTG GGCCTTGGAAAGGATGGCAGTGGCATCAAGGAGCCGGTGCAGGCCAAGCCTGGTGACGTGAGAGCCGGGCTTGGTAGTCAGCAGAAGAGAGCTGCTGACCCATCACTGGAGGCCCGAGCTGGCGATAGCTATAAAACCATAATCCAGAAGAAGGCCATTGCGAGATTCAGGGAGATGTCCTAA
- the LOC119269853 gene encoding SUPPRESSOR OF ABI3-5-like isoform X3 — MDRGRYAPQHGWENNSAPDGYGAINEPDFRAGESYIGRRYVDEGFPSDRRGGFGPDIHDRNMYPPPPSAGTMWSQPRRNFDEEFATTKEYRRNKRIGSRDRGEFGAEFADRYQGGEDNYERDHQYGRYSCDSDYERSRRDSSRRRLDSFEHERERKGLSHERDESPYVRHSRSRSRGRDNRSRSRSRSWSPRGKSRNWGQRDGFYDDTRFERRGEQDWDERRHDDLVAPSATVVLKGLSQKTNEDDLYQILAEYGPLRSVRVIKERPSGVSRGFAFIDFPTVEAARKMKEATGDNGLLIDGRQIFSEYSSKPTGGTSGDSFGQEHITRSTYGRRTISTACDWICTICGCMNFARRTSCFQCNEPRTDDAPPADAASSIQPFGKRGSEIGPTHVLVVRGLDENADEEMLRYEFAKHAPIKDIRLVRDKFTHVSRGFAFVHFHSVEDATKALEATNGIRHEKNGQVLRVAYAKSTLGPASVASQSNSLAAAAIEAASFAQQYDAVGWAPKEYNAEDNVDGNSESQKDVSAPQSGFVWDEKSGYYFDSSSGFYYDGNTGLYYDSNVGVWYSYDQKTQQYLPCNESNNSKATGDMANESQSNGGKKVVISAPAATVKQSEKTSLPEAVQAAANAALAAEKKEKEKAKEIKLASKTNLLANKKKMNNVLAMWKQRNKEGQATHVALDDKEPSRSVVDKLNNSSSAIGFSLKAKPKSDIGNSKDMNLVAGYNSLGRETGGSQILDSDIKPRPVSNSLGTTVMGVIRGSGRGAVNTFHASSDAGGSISSDITASTSVLMTNTETHTASTPFKTDLSSLGSYASPAVSGSAKRRFSEAPGQSQYRDRAAERRSLYGSTSSLPNDGLDTTFIY; from the exons ATGGATCGTGGGCGATATGCTCCACAGCATGGATGGGAGAACAACAGT GCACCTGATGGGTATGGCGCCATTAATGAGCCAGACTTTAG GGCTGGTGAATCCTACATTGGTAGGAGATATGTGGATGAAGGCTTTCCTAGTGATCGAAGGGGTGGATTTGGTCCAGATATACATGATAGAAATATGTATCCACCACCACCCTCTGCTGGCACCATGTGGTCTCAGCCTCGAAGAAATTTCGATGAAGAATTTGCAACTACAAAAGAGTACAGAAG GAACAAAAGGATTGGAAGTAGAGATCGTGGGGAGTTTGGTGCTGAGTTTGCAGACCGTTACCAAGGCGGAGAAGATAACTATGAGAGAGATCATCAATACGGACGCTACAGCTGTGATTCGGACTATGAGAGGAGCAGGAGAGATAGTAGTCGGAGAAGACTTGACTCGTTTGAGCATGAACGTGAAAGAAAAGGGTTAAGTCATGAAAGAGACGAAAGCCCATATGTCCGCCATAGCCGTTCTCGGTCACGTGGGCGTGATAACCGATCAAGATCTCGGTCAAGGTCATGGTCTCCACGTGGCAAAAGTCGTAATTGGGGCCAAAGGGATGGCTTCTATGATGATACTCGCTTTGAGAGAAGAGGAGAACAGGACTGGGATGAAAGAAGGCATGATGATTTGGTG GCGCCATCTGCGACTGTTGTTCTTAAGGGTCTGTCCCAGAAGACCAATGAAGATGACCTATATCAGATTCTT GCTGAGTATGGCCCTCTTCGTAGTGTGCGTGTGATCAAGGAACGACCCTCCGGCGTGTCTCGAGGATTTGCTTTTATTGACTTCCCTACTGTG GAAGCTGCCCGCAAAATGAAGGAAGCTACTGGAGACAATGGCCTTCTAATTGATGGTAGGCAGATATTTTCTGAGTACAG TAGTAAACCAACTGGTGGGACGAGTGGTGATTCTTTTGGACAAGAACATATTACGAGGTCTACCTACGGGCGCAGGACCATATCCACAGCATGTGATTGGATATGTACTATATGTGGCTGTATGAATTTTGCCCGCAGAACCTCCTGTTTTCAG TGCAACGAGCCACGTACTGACGATGCTCCACCAGCTGATGCAGCATCTTCCATTCAACCGTTTGGCAAACGGGGATCTGAAATAG GTCCAACTCATGTCTTAGTTGTTCGTGGTCTGGATGAAAATGCTGACGAGGAAATGCTTCGATATGAATTTGCTAAACATGCTCCAATAAAG GATATCCGGCTTGTTCGGGACAAATTTACTCATGTGTCTAGAGGTTTTGCATTTGTCCATTTTCATTCG GTTGAAGATGCCACGAAAGCTCTTGAAGCTACAAATGGGATTAGACATGAGAAAAATGGCCAGGTGTTACGTGTAGCCTATGCTAAAAGCACGCTTGGACCTGCATCGGTGGCTTCACAGTCAAacagccttgctgcagcagccatcgAGGCTGCATCATTTGCCCAGCAG TATGATGCTGTGGGTTGGGCCCCAAAAGAGTACAATGCTGAGGACAATGTAGATGGTAATTCAGAATCTCAGAAAGATGTTTCTGCTCCACAGTCCGGATTTGTTTGGGATGAGAAATCGGGCTATTACTTTGATTCTTCTTCTGGATTCTATTATGATGGAAATACTG GCCTTTACTACGACAGTAATGTTGGAGTTTGGTATTCGTATGATCAGAAAACTCAACAGTATCTTCCATGTAATGAAAGCAACAACAGTAAGGCAACCGGGGACATGGCCAATGAAAGTCAAAGTAATGGCGGTAAGAAAGTGGTGATTTCTGCACCTGCAGCCACGGTTAAACAAAGTGAGAAAACTTCATTGCCTGAAGCTGTTCAAGCTGCGGCCAATGCAGCGTTGGCTgctgaaaagaaagaaaaagagaaagcaaAGGAGATAAAGTTGGCCTCGAAAACTAATCTTTTAGCCAATAAGAAGAAGATGAATAATGTCCTAGCAATGTGGAAGCAAAGGAATAAAGAAGGCCAGGCTACACATGTTGCCCTTGATGATAAGGAACCATCCAGATCCGTTGTTGACAAATTAAACAATTCATCCAGTGCGATTGGATTCTCATTGAAGGCCAAACCTAAGTCTGATATTGGAAATTCTAAGGACATGAACTTGGTTGCTGGATATAATTCTCTTGGCCGCGAAACTGGAGGCTCTCAAATACTGGATTCTGACATAAAGCCTAGGCCTGTTAGTAATAGCTTAGGAACTACTGTTATGGGTGTGATAAGAGGTTCTGGCAGGGGAGCAGTCAACACATTTCATGCATCATCTGATGCTGGTGGCAGTATTTCTTCTGATATAACCGCAAGCACAAGTGTGCTAATGACAAACACCGAGACACACACTGCTTCCACACCCTTCAAAACAGATTTATCTTCTCTAGGATCATATGCTTCACCTGCAGTTTCTGGGAGTGCTAAGCGACGGTTCTCCGAGGCACCAGGGCAATCTCAGTACAGAGATCGGGCTGCAGAAAGACGAAGTCTATATGGATCAACTTCATCGCTTCCCAATGATGGACTGGATACAA CCTTTATTTATTAG